A region of Lycium barbarum isolate Lr01 chromosome 3, ASM1917538v2, whole genome shotgun sequence DNA encodes the following proteins:
- the LOC132630200 gene encoding F-box protein CPR1-like: MKHHIHAKDDQNSQKILICQCCRGKDDMFNFYSSHILLIRLVEDQQKLDCPSNCKPLAVEIFCCCDGLVLFQVSNRLDRHLLLWNPSTRESILVPHPESALDDCVCGLGYEATSDDYKILTINLNASFCDNVWIEILVLKSGSWRRIGKYPTGVHRVRGFRDCGTDDLPFVHGAFHWLGMLRYPTIISQYHTIISFNISNEVYGEIPLLERMLNRFRMQFIEHGVSVLRGMLCFYSTYSDTWEGTFKLWVMKDYGIKESWTKLITIQEANLFHSARPKHMFADGEVLMCCKSSGRLSSVFRTSGGPFGFWPQRTTAKQGIVYTESLISPKLLS; the protein is encoded by the coding sequence ATGAAGCATCACATTCATGCCAAGGATGACCAAAATTCCCAAAAAATTCTTATTTGCCAATGCTGCCGTGGTAAGGATGATATGTTTAACTTCTATTCTTCTCATATATTATTGATTCGACTGGTTGAGGATCAACAGAAACTTGATTGCCCTTCGAACTGTAAACCACTGGCTGTCGAAATATTTTGTTGCTGTGATGGATTGGTTCTTTTTCAAGTTTCTAATAGACTCGATAGACACCTTTTGCTATGGAACccctccacaagagaatcaataCTAGTTCCCCATCCAGAATCTGCACTAGATGATTGTGTATGCGGGTTGGGATATGAAGCAACTAGTGATGACTATAAGATCCTTACGATTAACCTGAATGCAAGTTTTTGTGACAATGTTTGGATTGAAATTCTCGTGCTAAAAAGTGGTTCCTGGAGAAGAATCGGTAAATATCCTACTGGCGTTCATCGTGTTAGGGGTTTTAGGGATTGTGGTACAGATGATTTGCCATTTGTACATGGAGCATTTCATTGGCTTGGTATGTTACGATATCCTACTATCATTTCACAATATCATACTATCATTTCATTTAATATTTCAAATGAGGTATATGGAGAGATACCGTTGTTGGAGCGAATGTTAAATAGATTCCGCATGCAGTTCATCGAGCATGGTGTTTCAGTATTGAGAGGAATGCTTTGCTTTTACTCTACATACAGTGATACGTGGGAGGGCACTTTTAAGTTGTGGGTAATGAAAGACTATGGTATCAAGGAATCTTGGACTAAATTAATTACAATACAAGAGGCTAATCTTTTTCATTCCGCCAGACCGAAACATATGTTTGCGGATGGTGAAGTGCTGATGTGCTGTAAAAGTAGCGGACGTCTTAGTTCTGTATTCAGGACATCTGGAGGACCGTTTGGATTTTGGCCTCAACGTACCACCGCTAAGCAAGGAATTGTCTATACGGAGAGCTTGATCTCGCCTAAATTACTTTCTTAG